In Cryptococcus neoformans var. grubii H99 chromosome 9, complete sequence, a genomic segment contains:
- a CDS encoding small subunit ribosomal protein S18, giving the protein MMSFSRLPRLTSAVRTLHTSCPARQPAANPTEIFQKAFGERAAAQTSPLMKNEVQDNREQFKANQFTAPQAFTQESIYPTARPLPRPPLLGPPKKIAVKLDPFYITKTNPLVHDMNPNFAYEFVNPMGKIRSRAETGLTWKSQRRVGKLVRRARAMGIISRWTNRPVPGGLGWSY; this is encoded by the exons ATGATGTCCTTTTCacgtcttcctcgtcttaCATCCGCCGTCCGCACTCTCCACACTTCTTGCCCGGCGCGGCAACCCGCTGCCAATCCCACCGAGATTTTCCAAAAAGCGTTTGGCGAACGAGCTGCTGCCCAAACGTCACCTCTGATGAAGAACGAGGTGCAGGATAACCGAGAACAATTCAAAGCCAACCAA TTTACTGCCCCTCAAGCATTCACCCAAGAATCCATCTACCCCACCGCTCGACCTTTGCCCCgtccacctcttcttggtCCTCCCAAGAAAATCGCCGTCAAGCTTGATCCTTTTTACATCACCAAAACGAACCCCTTGGTGCACGATATGAACCCTAATTTCGCCTATGAATTCGTCAACCCGATGGGCAAGATAAGAAGTCGGGCGGAGACCGGGTTGACTTGGAAGTCGCAAAGGCGGGTGGGTAAACTTgtgaggagggcgagggcgatggGAATTATCAGTCGGTGGACGAACAGGCCTGTACCAGGAGGGTTGGGTTGGAGTTACTAG